Sequence from the Candidatus Dormiibacterota bacterium genome:
AAGGGGGCAAGCGCTCCGGGCCGCAATTCCTCGGGGGGGACGGGGACCGCCCAGGTGCCGGTCAAATCCTGGGGGAGATCGACCGACAGCGTGCCCGCCCCGCGACCCAGGACGAGGCGCGTGCGGAGGGTCGGCTCCCGCGGAAGCAGACCCAGCACCTGCTGGGGCGTGATCGGATCGAGGTCGACCAGGCTGCGTCCGTTGACCGCCAGCAGGACGTCGAGAGGAAGGACACCGGCGCGCTCGGCCGGCGAGCCCTGCGCGACCTCCGTCACGACGACGCGGCCCGAGCGAATCTCCAGGGTCATCCCCGCAACCTTCACGACGGGGGCCGAGGGATGAGGGGCGCCGGTGGACGGCACGGGCGCGGCCGGCGGGATCGAGAATACGGTGCCACAGGCCAGGAAGAGGCAGACGGCGCCGAACAGCGGACGGGCGACCTCGGACCGTCGCCTGATGCGGTGGGATCGACCGGTCCTCATGGTGAACAATGGTATCATGCGCCCCCGCCGGCGGAGGGTCCGTGAGACGATGGGACGCGGACGAAGTCTGATGTCGTGGCGGACCTTCGCTGTCCTCGCCCTCCTCGCGGCGTTTCTCGCAGCCCCTCTCGCCTGCGCCGGAAGGGTCACCCGCGTGCCCTGGTCCGATATCCGCGAGCGCTATTTCATCGGCTTCCTGAAGAGGAACCCGGTCACGGCCACCTACCTGGGAGTCGACGGCTACAGTCCCGAGCTGGCCGACATCGACTCGACGCTCCCCGACGTCACGAAGCAGGGGCGGGCCTCGGAGATCGCCTTCTACCGCTCGATCCTCTCCGACCTCGAGCGGGTCGATCCGGCCTCGCTGCCACCCGGCGACGGCATAGACCGCGAAGTGGTGCGCGCGCAGATCCGCTTCATGCTTCACCTTCTCGAGGACCTTCATTACGACCAGCGGAGCGTCGACACCTACATGGTCGCCCCGTTCCGGGGCGTGGACTGGCAGATCCAGCAGATGGCCGGGATGCCGGATGGCGGGCGCGGCACGGTCGAGGAGTGGGAGCGCGTCGCGCGCCGCGTCCTGGCCGTTCCCCCGTTCCTCAGCGCCGTGCGGGGCGTCCTTCAGGACGGGATCCGCGCGGGGAACGTGCCGGACCACCGGATGGTGCAGTACGACGGGATCGAAATCGCGCGGAGCAACGCGAGCTACTTCGGGCAGACGCTCCCGGATCAGGCGTCGGGGTTCCTCAAGAGCCGGCCGTTCGCGAAGGATCTGACGAGGCGGCTGCGCCTCGCGGGGCAGAAAGCCGCCAGGGCCTTCCGGGACATCGGAGAGTTCCTCCAGGAGGCCTACCGGCCGTTCGCCGATTCCGATCGCTACGCCTGCGGCGAGACGGAATACGACTGGCGGCTCGTTCACAATCTCCGG
This genomic interval carries:
- a CDS encoding DUF885 family protein; its protein translation is MGRGRSLMSWRTFAVLALLAAFLAAPLACAGRVTRVPWSDIRERYFIGFLKRNPVTATYLGVDGYSPELADIDSTLPDVTKQGRASEIAFYRSILSDLERVDPASLPPGDGIDREVVRAQIRFMLHLLEDLHYDQRSVDTYMVAPFRGVDWQIQQMAGMPDGGRGTVEEWERVARRVLAVPPFLSAVRGVLQDGIRAGNVPDHRMVQYDGIEIARSNASYFGQTLPDQASGFLKSRPFAKDLTRRLRLAGQKAARAFRDIGEFLQEAYRPFADSDRYACGETEYDWRLVHNLRLADGQTAAALFAGAQARVEETQGLLVEVAKDVGRRRGLSLDWGSRAATLASVRAVMDDLSRDYPRSDEEMF
- a CDS encoding redoxin domain-containing protein, whose product is MRTGRSHRIRRRSEVARPLFGAVCLFLACGTVFSIPPAAPVPSTGAPHPSAPVVKVAGMTLEIRSGRVVVTEVAQGSPAERAGVLPLDVLLAVNGRSLVDLDPITPQQVLGLLPREPTLRTRLVLGRGAGTLSVDLPQDLTGTWAVPVPPEELRPGALAPLFTGRDLHGKEVALKDLLGKPVLLDFWASTCPPCERAAIPLRRIAERYEGKLVIVGISLDEDRKAFEAFVYNQHLPGVQLFDGGGWRSPVVRLYGVPANGIPYYALLDASGRVASLGDLDHAEQAIESLTASPR